CCGCCACGACCGCGACGGTTTTGCCCGGAATCACCCCCGTGATTCGCGTGCCTGGAGCTAGGTCTTCGAGAGTTGGCATGAACAATTGAGTAGCCGAGACTACCGGGGGGTTTCTGACGCCAGCATCAACCGCGGGTCAGACTACGGAGTCGGCAGCGAGACCGACGCCAAACGCCGTCGTCTCGGGCTCGACATAGCGCCACTCTTGTGCCGGCTCTGGTTCGCTCGAACTCGCTTCAGGGCAGTAGTTCCCGCGCAGGAGCCGAGAGCCCTGCGGCGAGCTTCAAGATGTTCTTGTACGAGATGTTTCGTTCGCCGCGCTCAACCTGACCTACGAATGTCCAATGAAGATCGGCGGAATCGGCCAGGGCCTCTTGGGTCAATTCCGCCTTCAAGCGGAGCGCTCGAACACGTTCGCCCAGCGCGACGAGATCGGGGTCCTTCTGGGGCTTGTCGATGCGGGCGT
This region of Solirubrobacterales bacterium genomic DNA includes:
- a CDS encoding helix-turn-helix transcriptional regulator; this translates as MDKPQKDPDLVALGERVRALRLKAELTQEALADSADLHWTFVGQVERGERNISYKNILKLAAGLSAPARELLP